A part of Capsicum annuum cultivar UCD-10X-F1 chromosome 6, UCD10Xv1.1, whole genome shotgun sequence genomic DNA contains:
- the LOC107875363 gene encoding fimbrin-2: protein MAGYVGVFVSDPWLQSQFTQVELRRLKSHFNAMKRENGGLTLADLASKMERIKHGGENLTEQERESFLRDSYKNLEEDVDFELFLQVYLKIQAHAAARTGNTAKSSSAFVKSATSTLLHTISESEKASYVAHINSYLADDEFLKKYLPIDPLTNDLFEVSKDGVLICKLINVAVPGTIDERAINMKRMLNPWERNENHTLCLNSAKAIGCTLVNIGTQDFIEGRRHLVLGVISQIIKIQLLADLNLKKTPQLLELVDDNKDAEELMSLPPEKILLRWMNFQLKKAKYEKIVTNFSSDIKDSEAYAHLLNILAPEYTNPTTLTVKDHLERAKLVLEHADRMGCKRYLTAKDIVEGSPNLNLAFVAHIFQHRNGLSTQTKQISFLEISPDEAQMSREERAFRFWINSLGNSSYIDNVFEDLRNGWLLLETLDKVSPGIVNWKIATKPPIKMPFRKVENCNQVVKIGKQLKFSLVNIAGNDIVQGNKKLILAYLWQLMRCNMLQLLKNLRFHSNGKEITDADILEWSNSKVRNSGSKSRMASFKDKSLSDGIFFLELLSAVHPRAVNWSLVTKGETEEQKKMNATYIISIARKLGCSIFLLPEDLIEVNQKMMLTLTASIMYWHLKQPIEDQITSSDSESSTMDTISTSTLDDTASECSMDDNSNR from the exons atggCTGGATATGTAGGTGTATTTGTATCTGATCCATGGCTTCAGAGTCAGTTTACTCAGGTTGAGCTTCGGCGGTTGAAATCTCac ttCAATGCTATGAAGAGAGAAAATGGAGGTCTGACGCTGGCTGACTTGGCTTCCAAAATGGAGAGAATTAAACACGGTGGGGAGAATCTTACAGAGCAAGAAAGAGAGTCATTTCTGAGAGATTCCTATAAAAACTTGGAGGAAGATGTTGATTTTGAGCTATTTCTTCAG gtttatttgaaaatccaaGCACATGCTGCTGCAAGAACGGGAAATACTGCAAAGAGTTCATCAGCTTTTGTCAAGTCAGCAACTTCTACATTGCTCCACACTATTAGTGAATCTGAGAAGGCATCATATGTTGCACACATTAACAGCTATCTTGCGGatgatgaatttttgaagaaatacCTTCCTATTGATCCTTTAACTAATGATCTCTTTGAGGTTTCCAAGGATGGAGTTCTTATTTG CAAGCTTATCAATGTGGCTGTACCTGGAACAATTGATGAACGGGCAATAAACATGAAGAGAATGCTAAATCCATGGGAAAGGAATGAAAATCATACCTTGTGCCTTAACTCTGCTAAGGCAATTGGATGTACTCTAGTGAATATTGGCACTCAGGACTTTATTGAAGGAAGG AGGCATCTGGTTCTTGGAGTGATATCTCAAATCATTAAG ATTCAACTATTGGCGGACCTCAACTTGAAGAAAACACCtcagttgttggagttagttgatgATAACAAG GATGCAGAGGAGCTGATGAGTTTACCCCCAGAAAAAATCTTGCTTAGATGGATGAATTTTCAACTGAAAAAAGCTAAATACGAGAAAATTGTGACAAACTTCTCATCGGACATAAAG GATTCAGAAGCTTATGCTCACCTCTTAAACATTCTTGCCCCGGAGTACACTAATCCTACCACACTCACTGTGAAAGACCATTTAGAAAGAGCAAAGCTGGTTTTAGAACATGCGGATAGGATGGGTTGCAAAAGATACTTAACAGCAAAAGATATTGTGGAAGGCTCTCCGAATCTTAACCTTGCATTTGTGGCACATATCTTTCAGCACAG GAATGGGCTATCAACTCAAACAAAGCAAATATCCTTTCTGGAGATTTCACCAGATGAAGCTCAAATGTCCAGGGAAGAGAGAGCTTTCCGCTTTTGGATCAATAGTCTTGGAAATTCATCTTACATAGACAATGTTTTTGAAGATCTCAGAAATGG ATGGTTGCTTTTAGAGACACTTGACAAGGTGTCTCCTGGAATTGTTAATTGGAAAATTGCCACCAAGCCTCCAATTAAGATGCCATTCAGAAAAGTAGAAAACTGCAACCAAGTTGTGAAGATCGGGAAGCAACTGAAGTTTTCCCTTGTAAATATTGCTGGAAATGACATTGTACAGGGAAATAAGAAATTAATACTGG CTTACTTGTGGCAGTTAATGCGATGTAACATGCTTCAGCTCTTGAAGAATTTGAGATTTCATTCCAATGGGAAGGAAATCACTGATGCAGATATCTTAGAGTGGTCCAACAGTAAAGTAAGAAATTCAGGAAGCAAGAGTCGCATGGCTAGTTTTAAG GATAAGAGTTTGTCAGATGGAATCTTTTTCCTTGAGCTTCTTAGTGCTGTACATCCTCGAGCTGTTAACTGGAGTCTTGTTACAAAAGGAGAAACTG AGGAGCAGAAGAAGATGAACGCAACCTACATTATCAGTATTGCAAGGAAACTTGGATGTTCAATATTTTTGTTACCCGAAGATCTGATTGAG GTAAATCAAAAGATGATGCTTACACTCACAGCAAGTATAATGTATTGGCACTTGAAACAACCAATAGAGGACCAAATTACATCTTCAGATAGTGAGAGCAGCACAATGGACACAATCTCAACCTCAACTTTGGATGATACTGCTTCTGAGTGTTCAATGGATGACAACAGCAACAGATAA